In Magnetospirillum sp. 15-1, the sequence ACCCGCTCGGCCTCCCAGGCCAGGGCCTCGATCACCTTGTCCACCAGTTCGTTGTCGTTGAACGGCTTCTCGACGAAGTCGCGGGCGCCCTTCTTCAGGGCCGATACCGCCATGGGCACGTCGCCGTGACCGGTCAGGAAGATCACCGGCAGCTTGGCGCCCAACTCGCACAGGCGGTCGAACAGCTCCAGCCCGGTCATTCCCTCCATGCGGATATCCAGCACCAGACAGCCGCTGCTGCCGGCGGCCCAGCCGGCCAGGAAGGCCTCGGCCGAGGCGAAGCATTGGGCGGTGACGCCGCGCGACTGGAACAGCCAGCCCAATGCGTCGCGAATCGCCTCGTCATCGTCGACGATATAGACCACGCCAGTGTTCATCCGGCCATCTCCGGCAAGGTGAAGAGAAAGATGCTGCCGCCCTCCGGGTTCGGTTCGAACCACAGATGGCCGCGGTGAGCTTCGACGATGGAGCGGCAGATGTTCAAGCCCATTCCCATGCCCTCCTCCTTGGTGGTGAAGAACGGGCTGAACAGACTGGCCGCCACCTCGGGCGCGATGCCGGTGCCGCGGTCGG encodes:
- a CDS encoding response regulator → MNTGVVYIVDDDEAIRDALGWLFQSRGVTAQCFASAEAFLAGWAAGSSGCLVLDIRMEGMTGLELFDRLCELGAKLPVIFLTGHGDVPMAVSALKKGARDFVEKPFNDNELVDKVIEALAWEAERVASDADAASLAQRLENLTLRERQVMEKVLAGKLNKIIADDLGITMRTVEVHRAHLFEKMGVKTAVELAQLLSQRR